One region of Quercus lobata isolate SW786 chromosome 2, ValleyOak3.0 Primary Assembly, whole genome shotgun sequence genomic DNA includes:
- the LOC115976255 gene encoding two-component response regulator-like APRR9 isoform X2 — MRMGEEEVVVSGEEEVEMEMEMESEERRRNEVAPPRVALRILLVEADDSTRQIIAALLRKCSYKVSAVSDGLKAWETLKGRPHNIDLVLTEVELPSISGFALLTLIMEHDVCKNIPVIMMSSNDSISMVLKCMLKGAADFLIKPVRKNELRNLWQHVWRRQTLTGGGYVSQKIEASSENNAASNHSSDCYVYTQKNIECSEKGSDTQGLSQMKCGSTSNLSNSHMDKHGGCAKLDNESIMPESENEETSNRLGSEVAPFGEADDSTALRLKENACAKPMSQDEGAPAESNRGNANIASEIHGCNDELFEPSSGAIDLIGTFDNHNKCIAGNYTDGGTSKLEFDPHLELSLRRTCMSTSNYQGTDGRHMLNHSNGSAFSWYNSSKMLQPRLPILSSNCTKAKEDASETHELSSNQLSGHTNGTFPQHDATLSNSQENITSLLIGQSGQAELQFPSHQLGMIPVPGVRYDKICAGYGHLFPSMLHTQPGLPPVWSPKSTCQQDQSPLISSTSAQSNPEIHSSEIHSSEQGYHRSNETVNNSIHQADQAEHEENDLEPVEENRLGSSAAGQTTTSSLCNGAVDHINGVAYGNGSTRRDENATAPESLSESGHFIYDGSRGLDSSRSSQREAALTKFRLKRKDRCYEKKVRYHSRKRLAEQRPRVKGQFVRQLQTDPLVGNVDC; from the exons ATGAGGATGGGTGAAGAAGAAGTAGTGGTGAGTGGTGAGGAAGaggtggagatggagatggagatggagtCGGAGGAGAGGCGAAGAAATGAGGTGGCGCCTCCCAGGGTGGCGCTGAGGATTCTGCTGGTCGAAGCAGACGATTCTACTCGACAAATTATCGCCGCGCTCCTCCGCAAATGCAGTTACAAAG tTTCTGCAGTTTCTGATGGATTAAAGGCGTGGGAGACGTTAAAGGGGAGGCCCCATAACATAGATCTTGTATTAACCGAAGTGGAGCTTCCATCAATATCCGGATTTGCACTTCTTACTTTAATCATGGAGCATGACGTTTGCAAAAACATTCCTGTTATAA TGATGTCTTCGAATGATTCAATTAGCATGGTATTGAAATGCATGTTAAAAGGTGCAGCTGACTTTCTCATAAAGCCTGTCCGGAAGAATGAGCTAAGGAACCTTTGGCAGCATGTATGGAGAAGGCAAACT CTGACTGGTGGTGGATATGTTAGTCAAAAAATTGAAGCCTCTTCTGAAAATAATGCAGCAAGCAATCATTCAAGTGATTGTTATGTTTATACACAGAAAAATATCGAATGCAGTGAGAAAGGGAGTGATACCCAA GGTCTTTCACAGATGAAATGTGGGAGTACATCAAATTTGAGCAATAGTCATATGGACAAGCATGGAGGGTGTGCTAAGCTGGATAATGAATCGATTATGCCTGAGAGTGAAAATGAAG AAACATCAAATAGATTGGGGTCAGAGGTTGCGCCCTTTGGAGAAGCTGATGACTCAACTGCATTGAGATTGAAGGAAAATGCTTGTGCTAAACCAATGAGTCAAGATGAGGGTGCGCCAGCAGAAAGTAATAGAGGCAATGCTAATATTGCTAGTGAGATTCATGGCTGCAATGATGAACTGTTTGAACCTTCTAGCGGAGCTATTGACTTGATTGGCACATTTGATAATCACAATAAGTGCATTGCTGGGAACTATACTGATGGAGGCACAAGTAAGTTAGAATTTGATCCACATTTGGAGCTTTCTTTGAGAAGAACTTGCATGAGTACTTCAAATTATCAAGGGACTGATGGAAGGCATATGCTGAATCACTCTAATGGGTCTGCGTTTTCATG GTATAATAGTAGTAAGATGCTGCAACCCCGTCTCCCAATACTGTCCAGCAATTGTACCAAAGCCAAGGAGGATGCAAGTGAAACCCATGAACTGTCATCCAATCAACTCTCTGGACATACCAATGGTACTTTTCCTCAGCATGATGCTACATTGAGTAATAGTCAGGAAAATATCACGAGTTTGCTCATTGGTCAATCTGGACAAGCTGAGCTACAGTTTCCAAGTCATCAGCTTGGGATGATTCCTGTACCAGGGGTAAGGTATGATAAGATATGTGCTGGCTACGGGCATTTGTTTCCATCCATGCTTCATACTCAACCTGGTCTACCCCCTGTGTGGAGTCCCAAATCGACCTGCCAGCAAGATCAGTCTCCCCTCATTTCAAGTACTTCGGCTCAATCGAATCCTGAAATTCACAGCTCAGAAATTCACAGCTCAGAACAAGGTTATCACCGCTCAAATGAGACTGTCAACAATTCCATTCACCAAGCTGACCAAGCTGAGCATGAGGAGAATGATTTGGAGCCTGTGGAGGAAAATAGACTTGGTTCTTCCGCTGCTGGTCAGACAACTACTAGTAGTTTATGCAATGGTGCTGTAGATCATATTAATGGTGTTGCATATGGGAACGGCTCCACTAGGAGGGATGAGAATGCCACTGCCCCTGAGAGTTTGAGCGAAAGCGGTCACTTTATTTATGATGGATCTAGAGGACTGGACTCTTCTCGCTCTAGCCAGAGAGAAGCAGCTCTCACAAAGTTCCGACTGAAGCGAAAGGATCGGTGCTATGAGAAAAAG GTTCGATATCACAGCAGGAAAAGACTGGCAGAGCAACGTCCTCGAGTGAAAGGACAGTTTGTACGTCAGTTGCAAACTGACCCTCTGGTTGGTAATGTTGATTGTTGA
- the LOC115976255 gene encoding two-component response regulator-like APRR9 isoform X1 — translation MRMGEEEVVVSGEEEVEMEMEMESEERRRNEVAPPRVALRILLVEADDSTRQIIAALLRKCSYKVSAVSDGLKAWETLKGRPHNIDLVLTEVELPSISGFALLTLIMEHDVCKNIPVIMMSSNDSISMVLKCMLKGAADFLIKPVRKNELRNLWQHVWRRQTLTGGGYVSQKIEASSENNAASNHSSDCYVYTQKNIECSEKGSDTQSSCTTPYLEAESAYMQNMQGLSQMKCGSTSNLSNSHMDKHGGCAKLDNESIMPESENEETSNRLGSEVAPFGEADDSTALRLKENACAKPMSQDEGAPAESNRGNANIASEIHGCNDELFEPSSGAIDLIGTFDNHNKCIAGNYTDGGTSKLEFDPHLELSLRRTCMSTSNYQGTDGRHMLNHSNGSAFSWYNSSKMLQPRLPILSSNCTKAKEDASETHELSSNQLSGHTNGTFPQHDATLSNSQENITSLLIGQSGQAELQFPSHQLGMIPVPGVRYDKICAGYGHLFPSMLHTQPGLPPVWSPKSTCQQDQSPLISSTSAQSNPEIHSSEIHSSEQGYHRSNETVNNSIHQADQAEHEENDLEPVEENRLGSSAAGQTTTSSLCNGAVDHINGVAYGNGSTRRDENATAPESLSESGHFIYDGSRGLDSSRSSQREAALTKFRLKRKDRCYEKKVRYHSRKRLAEQRPRVKGQFVRQLQTDPLVGNVDC, via the exons ATGAGGATGGGTGAAGAAGAAGTAGTGGTGAGTGGTGAGGAAGaggtggagatggagatggagatggagtCGGAGGAGAGGCGAAGAAATGAGGTGGCGCCTCCCAGGGTGGCGCTGAGGATTCTGCTGGTCGAAGCAGACGATTCTACTCGACAAATTATCGCCGCGCTCCTCCGCAAATGCAGTTACAAAG tTTCTGCAGTTTCTGATGGATTAAAGGCGTGGGAGACGTTAAAGGGGAGGCCCCATAACATAGATCTTGTATTAACCGAAGTGGAGCTTCCATCAATATCCGGATTTGCACTTCTTACTTTAATCATGGAGCATGACGTTTGCAAAAACATTCCTGTTATAA TGATGTCTTCGAATGATTCAATTAGCATGGTATTGAAATGCATGTTAAAAGGTGCAGCTGACTTTCTCATAAAGCCTGTCCGGAAGAATGAGCTAAGGAACCTTTGGCAGCATGTATGGAGAAGGCAAACT CTGACTGGTGGTGGATATGTTAGTCAAAAAATTGAAGCCTCTTCTGAAAATAATGCAGCAAGCAATCATTCAAGTGATTGTTATGTTTATACACAGAAAAATATCGAATGCAGTGAGAAAGGGAGTGATACCCAA AGCTCTTGTACAACACCTTACTTGGAAGCTGAGAGTGCATACATGCAAAATATGCAGGGTCTTTCACAGATGAAATGTGGGAGTACATCAAATTTGAGCAATAGTCATATGGACAAGCATGGAGGGTGTGCTAAGCTGGATAATGAATCGATTATGCCTGAGAGTGAAAATGAAG AAACATCAAATAGATTGGGGTCAGAGGTTGCGCCCTTTGGAGAAGCTGATGACTCAACTGCATTGAGATTGAAGGAAAATGCTTGTGCTAAACCAATGAGTCAAGATGAGGGTGCGCCAGCAGAAAGTAATAGAGGCAATGCTAATATTGCTAGTGAGATTCATGGCTGCAATGATGAACTGTTTGAACCTTCTAGCGGAGCTATTGACTTGATTGGCACATTTGATAATCACAATAAGTGCATTGCTGGGAACTATACTGATGGAGGCACAAGTAAGTTAGAATTTGATCCACATTTGGAGCTTTCTTTGAGAAGAACTTGCATGAGTACTTCAAATTATCAAGGGACTGATGGAAGGCATATGCTGAATCACTCTAATGGGTCTGCGTTTTCATG GTATAATAGTAGTAAGATGCTGCAACCCCGTCTCCCAATACTGTCCAGCAATTGTACCAAAGCCAAGGAGGATGCAAGTGAAACCCATGAACTGTCATCCAATCAACTCTCTGGACATACCAATGGTACTTTTCCTCAGCATGATGCTACATTGAGTAATAGTCAGGAAAATATCACGAGTTTGCTCATTGGTCAATCTGGACAAGCTGAGCTACAGTTTCCAAGTCATCAGCTTGGGATGATTCCTGTACCAGGGGTAAGGTATGATAAGATATGTGCTGGCTACGGGCATTTGTTTCCATCCATGCTTCATACTCAACCTGGTCTACCCCCTGTGTGGAGTCCCAAATCGACCTGCCAGCAAGATCAGTCTCCCCTCATTTCAAGTACTTCGGCTCAATCGAATCCTGAAATTCACAGCTCAGAAATTCACAGCTCAGAACAAGGTTATCACCGCTCAAATGAGACTGTCAACAATTCCATTCACCAAGCTGACCAAGCTGAGCATGAGGAGAATGATTTGGAGCCTGTGGAGGAAAATAGACTTGGTTCTTCCGCTGCTGGTCAGACAACTACTAGTAGTTTATGCAATGGTGCTGTAGATCATATTAATGGTGTTGCATATGGGAACGGCTCCACTAGGAGGGATGAGAATGCCACTGCCCCTGAGAGTTTGAGCGAAAGCGGTCACTTTATTTATGATGGATCTAGAGGACTGGACTCTTCTCGCTCTAGCCAGAGAGAAGCAGCTCTCACAAAGTTCCGACTGAAGCGAAAGGATCGGTGCTATGAGAAAAAG GTTCGATATCACAGCAGGAAAAGACTGGCAGAGCAACGTCCTCGAGTGAAAGGACAGTTTGTACGTCAGTTGCAAACTGACCCTCTGGTTGGTAATGTTGATTGTTGA